A region of the Bryobacteraceae bacterium genome:
AGACGCCGGCGCGGGACGGCTATGACGCCGTGCAGCTCGCTCTGATCGAAAAGGCCAAGAAGCCCAACAAGCCGATGAGCGGCCATCTGAAGAAGGCCGGTCTCGATGGCGGCGTGCGGATTCTGCGCGAGTTCCGGCTGCGGCCCGGCAGCGGCGACCTCAAGCCGGGCGACCGCGTGCTGGTGGACCAGTTCAAGCCGAAGGAGAAGGTGGACGTGACCGGCATCAGCAAGGGCCGGGGGTTTGCGGGCGTGGTGCGGCGGCACGGCTTCGGCGGAGGCGACGCCACCCACGGTTCGATGTTCCACCGCGCGCCCGGCTCGATCGGCGCCTCCAGCTTCCCGTCGCGTGTGTTTCCCGGCACGCGCATGGGCGGACACATGGGCCATGCGCAGGTGACGGTGCGCAACCTGGAAGTGATTGACGTGGATCCCGAGGACCACGTGCTGATGGTGAAGGGCGCCGTGCCCGGCCCCAACGGCGGCTACGTGATCGTGCGCCGCGCAAAGAGGTAACACTGCCATGGCGAAGGTTGACGTCTTCGACTTGAACAACAACAAGGTGGGCGAGCTCGAGCTGGCCGACGCGGTCTTCAACGCCCCGGTCAACGAGCACCTGCTGTATGAGAGCGTCCGCCACCACCTGGCGGGCCTGCGGCGCGGCACTGCGAAGACAAAGGTCCGCGGCGAAGTGGAAGGCTCCGGCAAGAAGCTGTGGCGGCAGAAGGGCACGGGGCGGGCCCGCATGGGCTCCATCCGCTCGCCGCTGTGGCGGCACGGCGGCACCGTGCACGGGCCGGTTCCGCGTGACTATTCTTACCGGCTGAACCGCAAGATGGTGCTGGGCGCGCTGCGTTCGGCGCTTTCGGCCAAGCTGCGCGACGGCGAGCTGAAGGTGGTGAGCGGCTGGACGCTGCCCGACCACAAGACGAGGACAATGGCCGGCGTGCTCCAGAAGTTCCAGGCCGACCGCAGCGTGCTGCTGGTGGACACGAACGAGCCGAACCGGAACCTCGAGCTGGGCAGTCGCAACCTGCCGGGCGTGAAGCTGGTGGCCACGCGCGATGTGACCACCTACGACCTGCTGGCGCACCGGATGGTGCTGATGAGCGAGGCAGCCGCGAAGAAGCTGTCGGAGGCGTTGGCGCAATGAACCTCTACGACGTGATCCTCCGCCCGATCATCACCGAGAAGGCCGTGGGCAAGAAGGAGGCCGAGCGCACGCTCTGCTTCCAGGTGAAGCTGGACGCGACCAAGACCGACATCAAGAACGCCGTCGAGAAGCTGTTCAAGGTGAAGGTCGAGGACGTGCGCACGGCGACGTTCGAAGGCAAGCTGCGGCGGCGGGGCCGCTACGCCGGCTACACCTCGGACTGGAAGAAAGCCTATGTCCGGCTGAAGGCGGGCGAGAAGATGCCCGAGTTCGCAGAGCTGTAAGGGAGAGCGAAGATGCCAGTGAAATCCTTCCGGCCCGTCACGCCGTCGCGGCGCTTCATGACGGTGCTGACGCGCGACGAGATCACCAAGGACCGCCCCGAGAAGAGTCTCGTCGAGGGCAAGAAGCGCTCCGGCGGACGCAACAACAAGGGGCAGATCACGATCTGGTTCCGCGGCGGCGGACACAAGCGCCTGTACCGCATCGTCGATTTCCGGCGCGACAAGACCGGCGTTCCGGCGCGTGTGGCCGCCATCGAGTACGACCCGAACCGTTCGGCGCGCATCGCGCTGCTGCACTATGCCGACGGCGAGAAGCGCTACATTCTGGCGCCGGTGGGCCTGTCGGTGGGCCAGACGGTGATGAGCGGGCCCCAGGCCGACATCCGGCCGGGCAACGCGCTGCCGCTCGAAAACATTCCGGCCGGCACGACGATCCACAACATCGAGCTGCGCCCCGGCAAGGGGGGGCAGATGGTTCGCTCGGCCGGCGCCGCCGCCCAGCTTGTGTCGAAGGAAGGCGAGTGGGCGCTGGTGAAGCTGCCGAGCGGAGAAGTGCGCAAGGTGAGCATCAAGTGCTACGCCACGGTGGGCCAGGTGGGCAATGTGGACCATGAGAACGTTTCGCTTGGCAAGGCGGGCCGCAGCCGCTGGCTCGGGCGGCGGCCGCACAATCGCGGCGTGTCGATGAACCCGGTGGACCACCCGCACGGCGGCGGCGAGGGCCGCACCTCGGGCGGCCGCCATCCGGTGACGCCGTGGGGCCAGCCGACCCGCGGCTACAAGACGCGGAACAACAAACGCACGGACCGCTTCATCGTGACGCCGCGGTCCAAGTCGAAGTAACGGGAAAGAGGCAGAGAGACGATGGGCCGTTCACTGAAAAAAGGGCCGTTCACCGATGCGCATCTCCTCGAGAAGATCCGGGAGATGAACGCAAAGAACGAGAAGAAGGTGATCCGCACCTGGTCGCGCCGCTCGACGATCCTGCCGGAGTTCGTCGGGCACACGCTGGCCGTGCACAACGGCAAGAAGTTCATCCCGGTCTACATCACCGAGAACATGGTGGGCCACAAGCTGGGCGAGTTTTCGCCCACGCGGACCTTCAAGGGCCACGCCAACAAAGGGGACAAGTCGGGCAAGGGCTGATGCCGGCGGCCTGAGCAAGCGAAAGGAAGAAGCCAGATGATTGCGAAAGCCGAAGCGAGAATGGTGAGGACGTCGCCGCAGAAGGCGCGGCTCGTCATCGACCTGATCCGCGGCCAGAAAGCGGGCGACGCCATCACGATTTTGCGGACGACGAACAAGCGCGTGGCGCCGGTGATCGAAAAGGTGCTGCGTTCGGCGATCGCCAACGCGGAGAACCGCGACCCCGAGGTGGACGTCGATGAGCTGTACGTGGTGGAGTGCTACGTCAACGAAGGGCCGCGGCTGAAGCGCATCCGTCCGGCGCCGATGGGCCGCGCCTACCGCTACCAGCGGCGGATGTCGCACATCGTGGTGAAGGTGGGCCCGAAGGGCGGGGCCGCGCAGCAGCAATAGGCGGAGAGAGAGGAACATGGGTCAGAAAGTCCATCCCTACGGGTTCCGGCTCGGGATCACGAAGAACTGGCGCTCGCGCTGGTTTGCCACGCAGGACTACGCGAAGCTCCTGCACGAGGACCTCGAGCTGAAAGAGATGCTGAAGGAGCGGTTGAAGGCGGCCGGCGTCAGCGCCATCGAGGTGGAGCGGCCCGGCGGCAGCAAGCTGCGGATCACGATCCACACCTCGCGGCCCGGCATCATCATCGGCCGCAAGGGGGCCGAGATCGAGAAGCTGAAGCAGGAGCTGGCGCAGAAGACGAAGCGCGAAGTCTTCATCGACATCCAGGAAGTTCACAAGCCGGAGATGGACGCGCAACTGGTGGCCGAGTCGATCGCGCTGCAACTGGAAAAGCGCATCGCCTTCCGGCGCGCCATGCGGAAGGCGGTGGAGGCGGCGCAGCGGTTCGGCTGCAAGGGGATCAAGGTGCGCGTGTCGGGGCGGCTGAACGGGGCCGAGATTGCCCGCAGCGAGTGGTATCTCCAGGGGCAGCTTCCGCTGCACACGCTGCGCGCCGACATCGACTACGGGTTTGCCGAGGCCTACACGACCTACGGCGTCATCGGGATCAAGGTGTGGGTTTACAAGGGCGAGGTGCCGACCGACGGTTTCAGCCGCCGCACGCGCAGCGACGAGCCGCGCCGCAACCCGCGCCCGGAGAGGCGCGAGCGCCGCGAGCCGAGGCCCGAGCGCGGCCCGGCGGTGCAGGCGCCGCCGGCCGAGTCGGCCGCGCCGGCATGGACCGAAGACGTGATGGCTCCGCCGGCGCCGGAAGAGCCTGCGAGCGGGGCCTGAACGGAAGCGATGAGCCGCGAGAACTGAGACAGGGAGAAGACGACCCATGTTGATGCCGAAGAAAGTCAAATACCGCAAGCAGCAGCGCGGGCGCCGCAAGGGCAAGGCGTGGCGCGGCTCGACGATCGCGTTCGGCGAATACGGCCTGAAGGCGCTCGGGCCCGCCTGGGTCAGCGGGCGTCAGATCGAGGCGGCCCGTATTGCGATGACGCGTTTTGTGAAGCGCGGCGGCAAGATCTGGATCCGGGTCTTTCCCGACAAGCCGATCACAAAGAAGCCCGCCGAGACACGCATGGGCAAAGGCAAGGGAGCGCCGGAGGACTGGGTGTGCGTCGTGCGCCCGGGCAAGATTCTGTTTGAGATGGAGGGCGTGCCGCAGGAGACGGCCGCCGAAGCGATGCGCCTGGCGGCGATGAAGCTGCCGGTGCGGACCAAATTCGTCGTCCGCC
Encoded here:
- the rplP gene encoding 50S ribosomal protein L16 encodes the protein MLMPKKVKYRKQQRGRRKGKAWRGSTIAFGEYGLKALGPAWVSGRQIEAARIAMTRFVKRGGKIWIRVFPDKPITKKPAETRMGKGKGAPEDWVCVVRPGKILFEMEGVPQETAAEAMRLAAMKLPVRTKFVVRQETDA
- the rpsC gene encoding 30S ribosomal protein S3 yields the protein MGQKVHPYGFRLGITKNWRSRWFATQDYAKLLHEDLELKEMLKERLKAAGVSAIEVERPGGSKLRITIHTSRPGIIIGRKGAEIEKLKQELAQKTKREVFIDIQEVHKPEMDAQLVAESIALQLEKRIAFRRAMRKAVEAAQRFGCKGIKVRVSGRLNGAEIARSEWYLQGQLPLHTLRADIDYGFAEAYTTYGVIGIKVWVYKGEVPTDGFSRRTRSDEPRRNPRPERRERREPRPERGPAVQAPPAESAAPAWTEDVMAPPAPEEPASGA
- the rplD gene encoding 50S ribosomal protein L4, with the translated sequence MAKVDVFDLNNNKVGELELADAVFNAPVNEHLLYESVRHHLAGLRRGTAKTKVRGEVEGSGKKLWRQKGTGRARMGSIRSPLWRHGGTVHGPVPRDYSYRLNRKMVLGALRSALSAKLRDGELKVVSGWTLPDHKTRTMAGVLQKFQADRSVLLVDTNEPNRNLELGSRNLPGVKLVATRDVTTYDLLAHRMVLMSEAAAKKLSEALAQ
- the rplB gene encoding 50S ribosomal protein L2; its protein translation is MPVKSFRPVTPSRRFMTVLTRDEITKDRPEKSLVEGKKRSGGRNNKGQITIWFRGGGHKRLYRIVDFRRDKTGVPARVAAIEYDPNRSARIALLHYADGEKRYILAPVGLSVGQTVMSGPQADIRPGNALPLENIPAGTTIHNIELRPGKGGQMVRSAGAAAQLVSKEGEWALVKLPSGEVRKVSIKCYATVGQVGNVDHENVSLGKAGRSRWLGRRPHNRGVSMNPVDHPHGGGEGRTSGGRHPVTPWGQPTRGYKTRNNKRTDRFIVTPRSKSK
- the rplC gene encoding 50S ribosomal protein L3; protein product: MSPGIIGKKIGMTQVFRPDGQVVPVTLLKAGPCVVVQRKTPARDGYDAVQLALIEKAKKPNKPMSGHLKKAGLDGGVRILREFRLRPGSGDLKPGDRVLVDQFKPKEKVDVTGISKGRGFAGVVRRHGFGGGDATHGSMFHRAPGSIGASSFPSRVFPGTRMGGHMGHAQVTVRNLEVIDVDPEDHVLMVKGAVPGPNGGYVIVRRAKR
- the rplV gene encoding 50S ribosomal protein L22, producing the protein MIAKAEARMVRTSPQKARLVIDLIRGQKAGDAITILRTTNKRVAPVIEKVLRSAIANAENRDPEVDVDELYVVECYVNEGPRLKRIRPAPMGRAYRYQRRMSHIVVKVGPKGGAAQQQ
- the rpsS gene encoding 30S ribosomal protein S19, translated to MGRSLKKGPFTDAHLLEKIREMNAKNEKKVIRTWSRRSTILPEFVGHTLAVHNGKKFIPVYITENMVGHKLGEFSPTRTFKGHANKGDKSGKG
- the rplW gene encoding 50S ribosomal protein L23, translating into MNLYDVILRPIITEKAVGKKEAERTLCFQVKLDATKTDIKNAVEKLFKVKVEDVRTATFEGKLRRRGRYAGYTSDWKKAYVRLKAGEKMPEFAEL